A stretch of Salarias fasciatus chromosome 23, fSalaFa1.1, whole genome shotgun sequence DNA encodes these proteins:
- the LOC115382238 gene encoding stonustoxin subunit alpha-like, which translates to MNRKLKLSNNNRTVTLVEEEQPYPDHPHRFDDYYQLLCRNDLSGRCYWEVEWSGRVSISVSYRGIRRKGDSRECRFEGNRQSWCLECGSGHYHVWHNNRVTSLSSSSSSSSSSSSSSSPTSGRVAVYVDCPAGSLSFFRVSSDSLIHLYTFNTTFTQPLCAGFRLCPPGSSVSLCPL; encoded by the coding sequence atgaacagaaagctcaaactgtccaacaacaacaggacgGTGACActtgtggaggaagagcagccgtatcctgatcatcctCACAGATTTGATGACTActatcagctgctgtgtagaaatgatctgagtggtcgatgttactgggaggtcgagtggagtGGAAGGGTTtctatatcagtgagttacagaggaatcagaaggAAAGGAGACAGTAGGGAGTGTAGGTTTGAAGGGAATCGTCAGTCCTGGTGTCTGGAGTGCGGTTCTGGACATTACCATGTCTGGCACAATAACAGAGTAacatccctctcctcctcctcctcctcatcctcctcctcctcctcctcctcctcccccacctctggtagagtagcagtgtatgtggattgtcctgctggctctctgtccttcttcagagtctcctctgactctctgatccacctctacaccttcaacaccacatttaCTCAACCTCTATGTGCTGGATTTAGACTCTGCCcccctggttcttcagtgagtctgtgtcctctgtag